A section of the Pirellulales bacterium genome encodes:
- a CDS encoding prenyltransferase/squalene oxidase repeat-containing protein: protein MSSALHDSSLQFLPPSNRPPHPATGTGGPPSTSLSPNKSKLKSGEFWLDGEVVGCACPECRGPMSIRLWLMLADCAMCGASLELTLEQEREIHRLLEQSQPQLAPPVSPPATPPAARTTAPQPTKPRPPSPQTRAVPSTQPATARSAAKVSSAKIPAPAPAAPIAKTVPPPPRSPAVPPPLTVVAPLVSPPVVAAPPVQRQQAPASQQQRQGTRLSTAAHPRHWDEGDEPGHWNWDNLIAFLASTIFHIILVMLLALWNWTASDEERSPRTLLAATWGTAEKEGDKPQPEPEENRPINIDPGPEETPLPPEPPPPEEPPKPPVENIQPAPEPTPELPELKVAQDEQLQDQPPTLDQLKTELATVDAPRMHQGRDPRVRSQLVEHEGGTIFTEAAVAQGLRWISQHQGEDGHWSLGHFSQHGECRGRCDGLGHAHSNTAATGLALLPFLGAGQTHRTGIYKEHVKRGLEWLVAAQESNGDLRGEGLHNMYAHGIAALALCEAYSLTKEDWLKVPAQKAIDFIVSAQDKRSNKTAGGWRYEPGQPGDLSVVGWQLMALHSARHAGLHVEPQTLKRAEKFMKSVGTGEYGGLFSYMPKQAPTSTMIAEGLLCMQYLGWPSDHKGMQEGIDHMLHNLPSPDQPNIYYWYYATQVMHHLGGEPWETWNDANMKTLLILQETTGHESGSWAPAGGSKGGHDVQQGGRLYMTALAVCTLEVYYRHLPLYRTIKIK from the coding sequence ATGAGTTCGGCGCTTCATGATTCTAGCCTGCAGTTTTTACCACCCAGCAATCGCCCGCCGCATCCCGCCACTGGCACAGGTGGCCCGCCTTCGACGTCGCTGTCCCCAAATAAGTCCAAGCTAAAGTCGGGGGAATTTTGGTTGGATGGGGAAGTGGTGGGCTGTGCTTGCCCCGAGTGCCGGGGACCGATGTCGATTCGCCTGTGGCTGATGTTGGCGGATTGCGCCATGTGCGGCGCCAGCTTGGAACTGACCCTTGAGCAAGAGCGTGAGATCCATCGCCTACTCGAACAATCCCAGCCACAGCTCGCTCCTCCGGTTTCCCCTCCTGCGACTCCTCCCGCGGCCAGGACCACCGCTCCCCAGCCAACCAAACCTCGTCCACCAAGTCCGCAGACACGTGCGGTTCCCTCGACTCAACCCGCAACGGCGCGCTCCGCGGCCAAAGTTTCGTCGGCAAAAATCCCGGCGCCGGCTCCCGCGGCACCAATTGCCAAAACCGTCCCTCCGCCACCCCGTTCCCCCGCGGTACCTCCTCCTCTAACGGTCGTAGCGCCATTAGTTTCTCCGCCGGTGGTTGCCGCTCCCCCTGTACAGCGTCAGCAAGCGCCTGCATCGCAGCAACAGCGACAGGGTACACGTCTCAGTACCGCCGCGCATCCGCGTCACTGGGATGAGGGGGATGAGCCGGGCCATTGGAACTGGGACAACTTAATCGCATTTTTGGCCAGCACGATTTTTCATATCATCCTAGTAATGCTGTTGGCGCTGTGGAACTGGACCGCTTCGGACGAAGAGCGTTCCCCGCGGACGCTCTTGGCGGCAACCTGGGGAACCGCTGAAAAGGAAGGGGATAAGCCTCAGCCGGAGCCAGAGGAAAATCGTCCCATTAATATCGATCCCGGCCCGGAGGAAACCCCCTTGCCGCCGGAGCCTCCTCCGCCAGAGGAACCCCCCAAACCCCCAGTGGAAAACATCCAACCCGCTCCCGAGCCCACCCCGGAGTTGCCGGAATTAAAAGTCGCCCAGGATGAGCAACTGCAGGATCAGCCCCCCACGCTGGACCAGCTCAAGACCGAGCTAGCAACGGTGGACGCCCCGCGCATGCACCAGGGGCGTGATCCCCGGGTGCGCTCCCAATTGGTCGAGCACGAGGGGGGAACAATCTTTACGGAGGCGGCCGTGGCCCAGGGATTGCGCTGGATTAGCCAGCACCAGGGAGAGGATGGGCACTGGAGTTTGGGGCATTTTTCCCAACACGGAGAATGCCGCGGGCGCTGTGATGGCCTGGGGCATGCGCATAGTAACACCGCCGCCACGGGGTTGGCGTTGTTGCCGTTTTTGGGGGCGGGACAGACGCACCGGACGGGAATTTATAAGGAACATGTCAAACGCGGCCTAGAGTGGTTGGTTGCCGCCCAAGAGTCCAATGGTGACCTGCGCGGCGAGGGTCTGCATAATATGTACGCCCACGGGATCGCGGCGTTGGCCCTGTGCGAGGCGTACTCCCTTACCAAGGAAGATTGGCTCAAGGTCCCCGCCCAAAAAGCGATCGACTTTATCGTCAGCGCGCAGGATAAACGGAGTAATAAAACCGCCGGCGGCTGGCGTTATGAACCCGGTCAGCCAGGAGACCTAAGCGTGGTCGGCTGGCAACTGATGGCGTTGCACAGCGCGCGGCACGCGGGTTTGCATGTCGAACCACAAACGCTCAAGCGAGCGGAAAAATTCATGAAATCGGTGGGGACCGGGGAATACGGGGGATTATTTTCATACATGCCTAAACAAGCCCCCACTTCCACGATGATCGCCGAAGGGCTCTTATGCATGCAGTATTTGGGATGGCCCAGCGATCATAAAGGCATGCAGGAAGGAATCGACCACATGCTGCACAATTTACCCAGCCCCGACCAACCTAATATTTATTATTGGTACTATGCCACGCAAGTAATGCATCATCTGGGGGGAGAACCCTGGGAAACCTGGAATGACGCCAACATGAAAACCTTGCTGATCCTGCAGGAAACCACCGGCCACGAAAGCGGTAGTTGGGCTCCCGCTGGCGGCAGCAAAGGGGGACATGACGTCCAACAAGGAGGGCGCTTGTATATGACCGCCCTGGCGGTGTGCACCCTGGAAGTTTATTACCGGCACTTGCCTCTTTACCGCACCATCAAGATTA
- a CDS encoding acyl-CoA thioesterase: MHIPAELIDYAHTLAWPIQWGDQDLYGHVNNTIYLRWFESGRIGYLEKIGFDKLLEREKIGPILAAVQCNFKRQLRYPDQVLIGSRVARIGRTSFTMEHVIYSTALGSIAATGDSTIVAFDYQRQIPTPVPAEMRRAMEELAGKAL; the protein is encoded by the coding sequence ATGCATATTCCCGCCGAACTGATCGATTATGCGCATACCCTGGCTTGGCCCATCCAATGGGGCGATCAGGACCTGTATGGGCATGTCAATAACACGATTTACCTGCGTTGGTTTGAAAGCGGAAGGATTGGCTATTTAGAAAAGATTGGCTTTGACAAGCTGCTAGAACGGGAAAAAATTGGGCCGATATTAGCCGCGGTGCAATGCAATTTTAAACGGCAGTTGCGCTACCCGGATCAGGTATTAATTGGCTCGCGGGTCGCCCGGATTGGACGTACCAGTTTTACGATGGAGCACGTGATTTATAGCACCGCGTTGGGGTCCATCGCGGCTACGGGGGATTCGACCATTGTTGCATTTGATTACCAGCGGCAAATTCCCACGCCAGTTCCGGCGGAAATGCGGCGGGCGATGGAAGAGCTAGCGGGAAAAGCGCTATAA